Within the Arthrobacter sp. UKPF54-2 genome, the region GGCGGAGACGGTGCCGGAGAGGTAGGCCAGGAAGATCAGGCTGATCAGGGTGGCCGGCAGGCTGAACGGTTCGCCGGAGAGCCGGAAGCCAAGGTAGTTGTAGACCGCCACAAAGCCGCCCATCAGCAGGAATGCCTGGACGTAGACGGCCAGCAGCCGCGGGTTCCGGGCATGCCCGGACAGCGTCGAGAGGGCGCCGCGGAAACCGCCGGCGGCAGCGGCGGTGAAGTTCCGGGCGGGCGGCACCAGGATCAGGAAAAGGACGGCCGCGGCCGTGGCCATGACGGAAACCGCCAGCGCCGCGGCCCGCCAGCCCCACAGGTCACCGACCGGGCCGGCGACGAGCCGCCCCGCCAGCCCGCCGAGCGTGGTGCCCGCAACGTAGGTGCCGGCGGCCAGTGCGGCATGGGCCTTATTGACTTCCTCGTTGAGGTAGGCGATGGCGATGGCCGGGATGCCGCCCAGCGCCATACCCTCGGCCATCCGCAGGCCCAGCAGGACCGGAAAGCTCGGTGCCAGCGGGGCCAGCAGCCCCAGCACCGTGGCCGCCGAGATGCCCCAGGCCATGGCACGGACCCGGCCAATCCGGTCGGCGAGGAAGGACCACGGGAGCACGGTCACGGCCAGGCCCACGGTGGCCAGCGAGATGGTCAGGGCCGCCTCGGCCGCCGTCACCTGCAGCTCGCGGGCGATGAGCGGCAACACGGCCTGGGTGGAGTACAGCTGGGCGAACGCGGCGACGCCGGCGAAGGCG harbors:
- a CDS encoding MFS transporter, with the protein product MSRLPLSPSPSAASVGAAARAGNPGWAGHPKGSAAYRRILAGLAFAGVAAFAQLYSTQAVLPLIARELQVTAAEAALTISLATVGLAVTVLPWSFLADRIGRVRAMAWGISAATVLGLLAPLAPSFPVLLGLRMAEGMALGGIPAIAIAYLNEEVNKAHAALAAGTYVAGTTLGGLAGRLVAGPVGDLWGWRAAALAVSVMATAAAVLFLILVPPARNFTAAAAGGFRGALSTLSGHARNPRLLAVYVQAFLLMGGFVAVYNYLGFRLSGEPFSLPATLISLIFLAYLSGTVSARWAAGLTVRFGRRNVLVAGTVLMVAGLALTLTQQLGLILAGLLLFTGGFFAAHSIGSGWTGVIASTGRAQAASLYNLAYYLGSSVIGWAGGLLFQSLGWAALALSVMGLACTTAVITAVVHPAGARGAAPAGTAAR